The nucleotide sequence GAGAAATGCATACGGACGGCAAGTAGACAGCTTTGACGAAATGGTAGAAATCAAAGGTTTTGACAGACCTTTCAAAGCGATATTCATCCGCGCTCCAAGGGTTGAAGAGTGGGGAAATGAAGTTGAAACATTGGCTTTCTTAGACAAGCACCCAATTATGCTCAGGCAAAAAAACGTGCTCGTCACATCGTTCCACCCAGAGCTAACAGACGACACAAGAGTACATGAATACTTCTTAAGTATGGTTAAGGAGTACAGGAAATAAGCATATTTATCGAGAATTTATAAAAAATTCACAAGGGGCGAACAATTCGCCCCTTTTTTGTTTGAAGAATACTAGATTGAACGCAATTTTGTTTTTAAAAACAATTTTGCTATAATACAGGTGGTTAGTCGCCCAAAATTTCAAGTGTTGTCTCACCATCCAGAAAAACGAATATGAACGATTTGGAGGATATTTTCGAAGATATCAATTAATTTAGATTATATTTGTCCAATTTTTCTATTTGACACATTTGTTGTGTCTGGTAGAATATTAAAGAAAAAATGGAGTATTTTTGTCTATTTTGGCACAAGAACAATAATGCAAGTCTTGCGATCTTGTTCATTTTTATATTCAATACTTTGTGAAAAAAATATCATCTATTAAAGGGAGGGATGTGCGTGAATTTTTCGGTACTCATTGTTACTTTTTTCACATGGTTGTTGTTAACGTGGTCCCTTGATGTTCAAGAGGTTATTGTTGGATTAGTGGTATCGTTTGCTATTTCCATTATTTTCAAACGCTACTACAACATCAAGTTCAACGCCAAGTTCGTACCCGGACTTTTCAAGTTTTTCTTTGTTTACATACCGGTTTTCGTTTGGGAGATGCTGAAAGCAAATTTTGACGTCGCTTCAAGAGTGTTGGACAGTAAAGTACGTGTTAAACCGGGGTTTGTTAGAGTTAAGACATCTTTGAAGGGTGATATTGCCAAATTGACGCTCGCCAATTCGATAACCCTAACACCAGGAACGATTGCTGTTGACATGAAAGATGACGAGCTTTACGTACACTGGATAGAAGTTGGAGGTACCGATGAGAACTCAAAACGCACGTTTTATGGTAGACTTGAAAGGTTCTTGAAGGGGGTGTACGAATGAGTGGCTCTCTTTTAATCGATTTAATTGTCTTTGGATTCACTGGACTCGGTATTTTCTTAACGCTCATCAGGTTCTTGCTCGGTCCAACGAGTTTCGAAAGATTGGTCGCTGTGGATATGATGAACGTCATGTTCATAGGCGTTCTAGTTATGATTGCGTACATATTCAAGAACAATATGTACATGGATATTGCTTTGCTATACGGTTTACTCACTTTTATCGAGACTTTAGTCTTTGCTCGCTATCTTGAAAATCGGGCAGCAAAGACTGCGGACGGTGATAAGAGATGACTGAGATAATAAGAGAAATCGTAGGCTATACGCTCACCGCGCTTGGTGCGTTTTTCTATTTCCTTGCAGGTTTAGGTTTGATTAGAATGCCGGATGTTTATACAAAGCTCCAAGCTTCAACAAAGGCAACGACTCTCGGAACCTTTTCTATCGCGCTTGGGATAGGTATTCTCAATCCAGAATTCTTCGGAAAGTCGATTATATTAATCGCCTTCGTAGCCCTAACAAACCCTGTTGCATCATCTGTAATGATTCGAGCAGCTTACAAAAACAACGCACCCGCATGCAAAGAGACTTGTATTGATGAAATAGCAGAACTAAAAAACAATGCGGTAGAAAAAGCTGTTACGGGTGGTGAGGGCAATGAGTAATTTGAAAGAGTTTTTAACAAGTTTAGAGCTCATCGATTATGTATCTTATTTGGTCGGCGGATTGATGGTAGTCTTTGGAATCTTTGCCGTTGAAGCAAAAAAGATATTCGATTCATTGCTTGCACTTTCTGCTTTAAGCATGTTGTCAGTATTGATATTTGTCGTATTGAAAGCACCAGATGTAGCAATCACGGAAGCGGCAGTTGGTTCAGGACTTGCAAGTGCTGTGATGATTTTTGCACTATTTAGAATTAGCAATCCGGAAAATAAACGAGGCAATAAGAACAAGGCAGGTGAGGAAGAATGAGGCGCATATGGGCAATCCTGCTTTCAGCTGTATTTTTATACTTCTTCTTCACAGTCTATGCTCCAACTCTTCCTGAGTTTGGCATGTTTGACATGTATAGGAGAGTTTCGTTTGATTATATAAGCAAATCAACGACAAAAGAGTACTCACCTGTGGAATTTAAGAAGTCATCCAACCTTGAAGAAGGCAGTGCAAATGTTGTCACTTCAATTGTTGTGAACTACCGTTCTTTCGACACGCTTGGAGAAGTCACTGTACTATTCACAGCAGCACTTGGTGTCGGTTTGCTCGCATCCTACAAGAAAAGAAGAATAGAGTTCGAAAACCACAACGTTCTTTCAACCGCAACAGGTATAGTGTTACCGATAATTTTACTCTTCGGGGCTTACATCTTTATACACGGGCACCTCACACCCGGTGGTGGATTTCCAGGCGGTACGATAATTGGGCTTGGAGTTCTGTTGTTAATTCTTGGAAGAACGGACTTCAAAGTATCCGAAGTGGCTAAGTACACAGAAGGTGTAGCAGGTGCCGGGTACGTTCTCGTTGGATTGGTAGGAATAGCTTTGGCAGGAACGTTTTTGGCAAATTTCCTCCCAACAGGTACGGTAGGATACTTGTTCAGCGCAGGCGTTGTGCCGATAGTCTATACTCTGATAGGCTTCAAGGTTGGAGCAGAGCTTTCGAATATAATTTCAGAAATGAGGGAGGGATAAGATATGCTTTACTACATCTCGTTTGTCCTCTTTGGCATAGGTCTTTATGGAATCATCTCCCAAAAGAACCTTTTTAAACAGCTTGTATCTTTGACAATAATTGATACCGCTGTCAATATTTTCATTGTCTCGCTCGGCTATCTCAAAGGTGCGGAGGCTCCTATCTACTCTGTGATAACTCCTGTCGCAAATTTCGTTGATCCTCTCCCGCAAGCGCTCGTCCTTACAGCAATAGTTATCGGCGTTGGAACTTTAGCTCTTGGTGCAATGCTTTTAGTACACATCAACGAAGAATACGGCTCTGTTGACCCAGATGAAATTCGCGCAGCAAAGGAAGTGATAGAATGATTACTTTGCTAATTGCTGTCCCTCTTGCCCTCGCTTTTGCTACGGTAGCCTTTCCAAAGGCAAGCAAGTACATCTTACCAATCGCCCTTATATTTAATCTAGTTTTGCTTTTCGGATTCTTGAAGCCAGGCACGTTGGTTCAAGTTGGTAATTGGCCCGCTGCTTATGGTATAGCACTTTTGCTTGATAATGTGAATTATCCATTCCTTTTATTCGTGAATATCCTTTTGCTTGCAATATCACTCACCGCAGATTTTAAAGAAAAGCATGGGATTTTGCTCCTTGTGCTTACAGCATCGTTAAATGGGCTGTTGCTCACAGGTGATTTCTTTAACTCATTTGTGTTCCTTGAAATCATATCCGCAATAGCTTACATACTTGCAGCTGAAAAGAAAAACTCTTATGCAGCGTTCAAGTACCTCATTTTCGGTGCTGTTGCAGGAACCCTTTATTTGATAGGTGCAGTAACAGTGTACGTCTATGCAGGTACTTTGAATATGGGATATGCAAGTTTCATCGTTGCACCACAGTATATGGAAATTGCCGGCATTTTCATGCTCTTGGCTCTATTGATAGAGTTGAAAGTCCTTCCTCTTGGACTTTGGGCACCCGATGTGTATTCAAATGGTTCTTCTCTAACACCTGTTGTGCTCGGAACGGCTGTCACCGCTTCGATTTTCTACCTTTTCGCGAGGATTTTCTTTACAATAACACTTCCTGTCAGATTTGAATTGGTCTTCATCCTTTCAACGATTTCAATCATCGTAGCTCAGTTGGCTGCCTTAAAACAGAAAAATCTTGGAAGAGCACTTGCTTACATGGCAATAGCTGGTGCAAGCACGGTAGTGGCAGCACTGTCTGCCGCAGTTCATGGAGAGGATACACTACTTTCAGCTGCTTTCTTTTATCTCTTTGCCGATGTTGTATCAGTATTCGTGCTCTTCTCAATTTTCGCTTACTTGTCACACAAGGGCTTTAAAGGAAACACCACAGTAGGTTTGGCATTTACAATCGCTTCACTTTCGATAATAGGATTACCTCTCACAGCTGGATTCTGGGCGAAAATCAACCTACTTCAATCACTCTTTGAGATGAATAATTTAATTCTTCCTGCTGTATTATTAATTTCAACAGTCATAGAGGCTGGTTATCTCATCAAGTGGAACGTTGAGCTGTGGTACAAAGACCAAGAAGAACAAGAAGATGAAAGCTACATACCATTTGGTACGCAGCTTGTTGTGCTACTCTTAGCTCTTGTACTTATCATCGTAGGTTTCATGCCACAGCTAATCACAGACAAGACTCACAGCATAGCTACGTCGTTAACAGATTTCAGAACCTACTTCGATACTCTCCTGAAAGGAGGTATGTGACAATGCAAAATCTGATACTATACTTGGCTGTCGGAGCACTCGGAAGTTACTTACTTTCCAAAATAGCTAAGCAGATAGGGCCTGTTATATTGTTCGCTCTCTCGATATTCGCTTTGTACATCCTTTGGGGTATGCCAACAGGAACGGTTGAAGGACTATTTGGCCTTGAAGGTATGTTGAAATACACCGCTTTGGCAAAATACTTCTCAATAGTGTCGCTTATAGTATTTGCATCTTTCGGTTTCTTCAATATCTCGTGGATCAGCAAGACAAAAAATCCGAGTGCATTTAACGCTCTTTCGATACTCACATTACTTGGCACACTCGGTGTTTTCTTCTCTTCTAATTTACTCGCATTATACATATTCTGGGAAATCGCCGTTCTTGGTTCGTTGTTCATAGTGCCGATGGGAAAAGAGGAATCTCGTAAGGCAACTATATGGTATATCGTGATAAGCTCGATAGGTACATACATGTTCCTTTACGGAGTGTTCATGCTGTATGCAAAATATTCAACTTTTGACATATTTGAAATCGCTCAGTACTTGCCAAACGAATCACTTGGATTCAGATGGACAGTAGTACTTCTGATGCTTGGTGCTGGTATTGCAAAGAGCGGTATATTCCCGCTCCATACATGGCTGAGGAACGTGCACGGAAACGCACCCGATACGTTCAGTGCAGTACTTTCCGGTCAGCTTGTGAAGATGGGGTCTTACTTGCTCGCTCTGGTTTTAAGCGTATTTCCAATCGCTAATATGTTCTCTGAATTTTACAATGGGATAAATATTCTCTCTTACTTGTTGGTCTGGCTTGGTAATATATCGATCCTCATAGGAACGCTTATGGCCATAAAGCAGAACGATATGAAGATGCTCATAGCGTACTCGACAGTGGCAAACGGTGGTTACATACTTATAGGTCTTGCCACGCTCCATCAAGTCGGATACGCAGGTGGACTCTTCCACGTTGTAAACCACGCCCTTGCCGCAACTATGATATTCCTTTCATTTGCGGCGGTTACATATAGAACAGGTACAACCAAGATCGACGAACTCGGTGGATTAATCCACAGGATGCCGGTCACGTTCGTTACATATTTGGTGGGAATCATCTCGCTTGCAGGTATTCCACCAACAAGCGGATTCATATCAAAATGGATGATATTCCAAAGCTTAGTGTCAAAGGGTATGTTCGTAACAGAACTTTTCGTATTCGTTGGTAGCATCGGTTCGTTCTTGTACGTTTTTAGGCCTCTTGCAGGCGTATTCCTCGGGCAATTGAAGAGTAAACACAAAGATGTTAAAGAAGTGCCAGTAATTATGCAAATTCCTATGATCATCCTCACAGCTTTAACCGTGCTCTGGGGTATATTCCCGCAACAAGTTTTGACATGGATAACCGATGTACAGAAGGAATTTGGCATGAAGCCTTTTGAATTCGAAGGCACGGTCTTAAAGACAAGTTTGGGATACTGGGACACATGGGTAGTCTTCGTGATGTTTGCAGTCGGTTTCATAATCGCAGCAATAATCTACATACTCATGCCAAAAGGCAAGAGGATACCGCTTGAAGATCAGTATACATCTGGTGAGTTCTTGCACAACTATGATCTGTACCATTATGCTGGTAAATTCTATGCCTTCCTCGAAAGAGAATACGAAGGTCATCCTTCATTCGAAGATTGGTACCTGTCTATAGTTAACGTGCTTAAGGCTATCGGAAAAGGTGTCGACTATCTTGCAAGACGCACAGCCTCGGCGTACCTTTTCTGGACTGCTTTGGTTGTTCTGTTGATAATGTGGTGGAGGTGGTAAGACATGGCTATGACGATAGCAAGAGTTGC is from Fervidobacterium gondwanense DSM 13020 and encodes:
- a CDS encoding Na+/H+ antiporter subunit E; amino-acid sequence: MCVNFSVLIVTFFTWLLLTWSLDVQEVIVGLVVSFAISIIFKRYYNIKFNAKFVPGLFKFFFVYIPVFVWEMLKANFDVASRVLDSKVRVKPGFVRVKTSLKGDIAKLTLANSITLTPGTIAVDMKDDELYVHWIEVGGTDENSKRTFYGRLERFLKGVYE
- a CDS encoding monovalent cation/H+ antiporter complex subunit F gives rise to the protein MSGSLLIDLIVFGFTGLGIFLTLIRFLLGPTSFERLVAVDMMNVMFIGVLVMIAYIFKNNMYMDIALLYGLLTFIETLVFARYLENRAAKTADGDKR
- the mbhE gene encoding hydrogen gas-evolving membrane-bound hydrogenase subunit E; this translates as MRRIWAILLSAVFLYFFFTVYAPTLPEFGMFDMYRRVSFDYISKSTTKEYSPVEFKKSSNLEEGSANVVTSIVVNYRSFDTLGEVTVLFTAALGVGLLASYKKRRIEFENHNVLSTATGIVLPIILLFGAYIFIHGHLTPGGGFPGGTIIGLGVLLLILGRTDFKVSEVAKYTEGVAGAGYVLVGLVGIALAGTFLANFLPTGTVGYLFSAGVVPIVYTLIGFKVGAELSNIISEMREG
- a CDS encoding proton-conducting transporter membrane subunit; this encodes MQNLILYLAVGALGSYLLSKIAKQIGPVILFALSIFALYILWGMPTGTVEGLFGLEGMLKYTALAKYFSIVSLIVFASFGFFNISWISKTKNPSAFNALSILTLLGTLGVFFSSNLLALYIFWEIAVLGSLFIVPMGKEESRKATIWYIVISSIGTYMFLYGVFMLYAKYSTFDIFEIAQYLPNESLGFRWTVVLLMLGAGIAKSGIFPLHTWLRNVHGNAPDTFSAVLSGQLVKMGSYLLALVLSVFPIANMFSEFYNGINILSYLLVWLGNISILIGTLMAIKQNDMKMLIAYSTVANGGYILIGLATLHQVGYAGGLFHVVNHALAATMIFLSFAAVTYRTGTTKIDELGGLIHRMPVTFVTYLVGIISLAGIPPTSGFISKWMIFQSLVSKGMFVTELFVFVGSIGSFLYVFRPLAGVFLGQLKSKHKDVKEVPVIMQIPMIILTALTVLWGIFPQQVLTWITDVQKEFGMKPFEFEGTVLKTSLGYWDTWVVFVMFAVGFIIAAIIYILMPKGKRIPLEDQYTSGEFLHNYDLYHYAGKFYAFLEREYEGHPSFEDWYLSIVNVLKAIGKGVDYLARRTASAYLFWTALVVLLIMWWRW
- a CDS encoding Na(+)/H(+) antiporter subunit B, yielding MSNLKEFLTSLELIDYVSYLVGGLMVVFGIFAVEAKKIFDSLLALSALSMLSVLIFVVLKAPDVAITEAAVGSGLASAVMIFALFRISNPENKRGNKNKAGEEE
- a CDS encoding complex I subunit 5 family protein is translated as MITLLIAVPLALAFATVAFPKASKYILPIALIFNLVLLFGFLKPGTLVQVGNWPAAYGIALLLDNVNYPFLLFVNILLLAISLTADFKEKHGILLLVLTASLNGLLLTGDFFNSFVFLEIISAIAYILAAEKKNSYAAFKYLIFGAVAGTLYLIGAVTVYVYAGTLNMGYASFIVAPQYMEIAGIFMLLALLIELKVLPLGLWAPDVYSNGSSLTPVVLGTAVTASIFYLFARIFFTITLPVRFELVFILSTISIIVAQLAALKQKNLGRALAYMAIAGASTVVAALSAAVHGEDTLLSAAFFYLFADVVSVFVLFSIFAYLSHKGFKGNTTVGLAFTIASLSIIGLPLTAGFWAKINLLQSLFEMNNLILPAVLLISTVIEAGYLIKWNVELWYKDQEEQEDESYIPFGTQLVVLLLALVLIIVGFMPQLITDKTHSIATSLTDFRTYFDTLLKGGM
- a CDS encoding sodium:proton antiporter, with the protein product MLYYISFVLFGIGLYGIISQKNLFKQLVSLTIIDTAVNIFIVSLGYLKGAEAPIYSVITPVANFVDPLPQALVLTAIVIGVGTLALGAMLLVHINEEYGSVDPDEIRAAKEVIE
- the mnhG gene encoding monovalent cation/H(+) antiporter subunit G, which codes for MTEIIREIVGYTLTALGAFFYFLAGLGLIRMPDVYTKLQASTKATTLGTFSIALGIGILNPEFFGKSIILIAFVALTNPVASSVMIRAAYKNNAPACKETCIDEIAELKNNAVEKAVTGGEGNE